The genomic interval cacaatcttcaccagcgctgcagtgtctctctatgtagCCGCTTTCTGTGTGTTCTACATCACAAATGATGAACTCTCAAATGATATGCAAACGCTTCATACTACTtgcacatgcttattctgaatatatgtgaaagacactagtcagattttattttagagagcaggcatgaggttcatctgtgtcctttttattttctgtgtgattcaggctcaaactgatattgctaacagctactctgactgacagtatttacacagaaAAGGCACCGCCCATGCGACAGACTGAACATGATGCTTTCTGGTGACGAGGAGTcaatccacgaatcacagcacgtTATGTTAGCTGACCGATTAGAGCCTCTTGAGGACaggctttcggaggaactaggaaatatgacagtcgttttcatgttagctgagtagcagtatatagtTAAAGGAAGatgtatgaaaaaataatgtgatttattatttttattttttatttatttatttatttgaatgagcacacattgctttgcatcttataaacacaaccaagccataaaaaacactctggaccacccctttaaataatattttaaaagaggGCTTAACATTAAGAAGTGTACTTCTCTATAGGGTTGTCTGTCTCTTTACATTGCATGAGGCCTTGAATTTTCAATGAAATCTGACTGGctgtcagtgttttgtttatcaGCTaggaaaaatcattttaaaaatgacccCAATATTATAATTTCTCTGTATCTTTATCATAGTGGTGTGAACTTTGCTATTCTTTGACACTCACtgatttttagaaatatattgtTACAGTTATTGTGCTTGGTGTGAACAGCCCTTAAGGGATTGTCaattctgattattttttttgtttttttacccctTCAGGCCACAGATGTGTTAAACAAGACAAGAAACCAGGGTCAAGTGGCTGCGCAGCAGAAGAAAAACAGATAGCTTATCAGTCAAAATGAAGAtgccagacaaaaaaaaaaacaatgtacaaACTGCACAGACGTGACCAATAATGATACCAAATAATGCGCATCTCCAAACATAGCACTTAAATCTTTACTTCTAATCCAGGTTGACTGATTGTCAAAATATCTTACAGCAGATGTTTAAATATCgacataaatatgaatatttgacCAAATATCACAAACCAGCGGTTGGCTCTTCAGGGACAGGTAAGGATTTAGCACAAGGGCTAAACTCTCCACAGAGCTGCATTAAGTTTACAGTTGTTCATTCCAGTACAGCCAAAGACTTGTCCTCTGTAGCCGGTCAGGGTGGTGTAACTTTAGGATTGCACTTCGTAGGCATGTTATCTGTTCTTTTTAGCCAGGAATATCTTTGCACATGAACTGCCATTACTTAAGGCTTAAGCTTGATCTGCTGTTTAGTATTAAAAGTGTAGCTACATTATTGTGAGAGCTTTGTTTTATGATCTCTGTACCAAACTGTGGCCTTCTATCCATTCCATCTTTCCATCTATGTATGATTTCCATTACAAGTCCTGTCAGTAACTTGTTTCCTTTTATTCTGGGCTTTCAAAGTTTGTGGACTGGTCCTGTTACTGTACACGCTATTTTAACTGCCGTCATGTTGTTTGGGTGTTCAAAACCATCCTGACTGTTTCTTAAAGTAGGACTAAAAGGATTGATAGAAAAGCCAATCTCAACTATTTAATGTTGTCCTAATGAAAGCTCAGCTAGTGCACTTTTCTGTGATCAGGTTTATATTTGTATATCATATTAGATAATGCCAGATTGTTGGATTGATCTGAGCACTGTTGCATCTTATTACTTTCCATTTTATGTCATATCACATTCCTGTTCATTCGTGTGTATACCTGGAGAATTTCCAGGCCTATGAAAGCATTTTAAAGACAATATGTTGTGTCTGTGTGGTGATGTTAATTGTTGCATTCCTCTAGAGCCTCAGTTTTGGGAGCTTTGATTGTGTTCTGGATCTCTTCACAGTTTCAAGTTCAGTGGACCTGCCTAATCTGATATACTAGGGGTTGCTTTCTGTCCCTGCATATCATTttactgttacacacacacacactttatatataTCTCCCCCCAAAATAAAGCTACAAGTATGCAATGCACTTTATGGGTCTTGTTTGTATACAGATAAATGCCAGTGTTTGTACAGCAGGTGTCAGCATTGATTTGAACTAAGAACAAGATCCGTTTTTCAGTGAGGACCGACCGTAAGTATACACAATCACATTTTTGACCAACCACTCATTTGCGTGAACAAAACGATTGCCTTTAATTCATCTTTCGTTTGTCTATGTCAAATTGTAGCTAAATCTTTGCCGTTTGGGGAGCAGGATGTTCTTCCTCTTCGTAGTTTCATCCGTCTCTTCTGTTCACCGCTCCCTCTAGCGCACGCACAGAGAATTTTTCCTATAGAAACGAAATGTCCTTGTTTCCTTATATGGCGATCGGAGTCGCGAGCCGCCTGATGTGCGCGGCTTTGGCTGAGGCGCGTTCACGACAGTCACCATTTGCTTCCTTATTTGGAAGCGAGTTAAGCGAACCTTAAAAAGGGGCAGAGACGAACACAAAGGGTTAGACTGAGGCTCAGACAGCAGCGAGGCACTAACCATTGCTACACTTGAcgaaatgtgtgtgtttgcactgcAGAATTTAGCACTTTAACAACGCTTTCCTTCTGACGTAGCACATGCTTGGGGTAGAAAGCTCCACCACAAGGATTTCAAAGACGTAAAAACGAAATGTaatctataaataaaacattgctgctatatatatatatatatatatatatatatatatatatatatatatatatatatatatatatatatatatatatatatatatatatatttgtatttaaggagctaaacaaattatattttactttaattttctaATTGAAGCATGTATAAACGTTTTGGTTACATGTgtatagaataataaataaatattattaatataataataaatatataattttaaatatatgtgtgtgtgtctgttatgTAGATTAAATATGTAGACAATGATGTTTTTAAAATCGGAATTCATAGAATACATTtttctgtatgtatttattaaaaatttattttttaaatgtagattttcCATGTTATTACTTATGACTAGACTTAACACATATTACACAACCAAAATCGTTTAGGTTTAAAGTCCTGTCATAAGTAATAATATGGATAATCTATATTTAACAAGAAAGTTATTACACGTTTTAAAACTGTGTTCTATGAAATAACACATATTACACAACCAAAATCGTTTAGGTTTAATTTCATAGAACACAGTTTTAAAACGTGTAATAACTTTCTTGTTAAATATAGATTATCCATATTATTACTTATGACAGGACTTTGTATATATAGAACTATGGGGAATAAGAGGCCATTTGCTATATTTAAGTTTCTCTagattttaaatttatataatgttttgaataaaattacatttttgattagTTCTACAATGGTAGTAACATTTTAtgttcactatatatatatatatatatatatatatatatatatatatatatatatatatatatatatatatatatatatatatatatacacacacacacacacacacacatacacaggtgaaatcagaattattgccaccttttgaattttttttttttttttttttttagatatttcccaaatgatgtttaacacagcaagaaaattttcacagtatgtctgatcatattttttcttcaggagaaagtcttatttgtgttattgcagctagaataaaagcttttacattttttttttttaagtttttaattttttcaatccatttcaaggacaaaattattagcccctttaagctatattatatatattcggcgaataattctgacttcaactgtaaatacacaATGTTTCACAAAAGTTAAGAAAGCAATATTTGGTGGAAGAACCCTGATTTTCTGATTTTTAATTggctacaaataaaaacaattgttattttgaccaattaccatttccagaaaaaaataattatctaaATCACAagttttatatgatttttattttctaaaatgttagaaattttaaaataacagggaaaacattttactcaaacacatacctAATGAATCTTTATTTTTGCATAGACCATGAGggaaaaaatgatacatttttaatataccAACGAAAAATTGTATAGAAAATCCTAGAACTCCAACTCCCATAACCCCTCAACAAGCGCGTGACACGGACGCTCGCTCCCGTCTGCCGCACGGGAGCGCGCAAAAGGGCGCGCCCGAGTGTTGTATCAAGTGTGCGAGACCGAGGGACTGCATCACAGCTCATTCAATTCCAATCCAGACGCCGACTAGTACAGAGACACAGCCATGGTAAGTttgcatttaaatcatttttactgCTATCCCTGATATGTTTTAAGTGTTTAACTACTATTCAGCGGTCTTTGTtggttattttttaatttaaatgtgattGAGTAATCTTAGAAACAAATCTGTCAATTAACGCCTCCACCGACCGTAGCTGCAGGATATGATAAGTAGCGTTGATTGTTAGAAAAACATCTTTATTGGCCACTGTGGCAGAGAGCTCCGAGCGCGTTTGTTTGTCCGCGGTAATAATCTCGCGGCTCGGCGGTCTGACTGCGCGTGGCCTTCAGCTACTCGGATGCGATGAGATTGGCAAAAACGAGACCCAAAAACAACTGGCGCCATTTCCCCGCTCAGCCTCCTTTATTTCCGTGCGTCCAGGCCCAGGAAAGGCCTTGACACTGCATGTAGGCCCTGCTCCACAGACACGACTGGACCGCACCGAGATATTAGGAAAGGCAGTGAATAAACCAATGGCCGCCGGCCGCGTGTGCGGTTAACTGCGTTTTCACCGGCCAAATGAAGCGCTTTCTCGACCCTGTCCTTTGTCTGAACATTGCCATCCGTCAGAAAGCACCATCGCTCGCATTTGCCGCACCACCGCGGCTGCGGGCGGGCGTGAAAACGCAGATTATTCCCTTTTAAGGCCGAATCCTCGCATGTTTATACTACGTTTTTGGTCTCTCGAACGGGTTCATTTTGCGGATATTTGGCACACATGCACGAACACCGCAATCGTGGCCCCACCCTAATTCTTGATGCACAGATGGTGTTGGTTATTTCTTTGACCAAAAAGAGGAATCGACGGGGACCGTGTATCAGGTTGATTTTTAGGTGACACATTATGAAATAAGCGCGCTGGGTGGCAGGCGGCCAACTTAAAAACCGTTACTCGTGCATTTGCGTGTCGTTAGGCGGCGCGTGCACCGACTACTCTTCCTGGTTGGATGCAACTTTAATAACGTCGCGTAAATTGTTTTGCGTTTTATCATCCTCAAAGTATTTGTAACGTCTGTTTGAGATGAGCACGTGACTGTTTTTTGCGTGTGTCCTGTGACTATTTAGGTGCTTCTGTTTCCCTTTTTTTCTCGAAAGCGCAGCTAAGTCGACTtgcttctgcacacacacacacacacagaacacttgtgaaatggaaggGAAATGGAGATTATGCCGCGTGTAGGCTGAAGGAAATGCCGGTTCCGGTGCACGCAGTCTCGGTATGCGAGTCGCAAGGACCATATGCAACGTCACAGACCGCAAACGACGTCAGAATCTCTGTTTGTGAGGCATGTGACGAGATGCGCAATGCAAGAAACATTATAAACGCATAAAGTGTCTCTTCATTTGAGGGCCCGCGACGTCACGTTTCCTGTATCACAACACTTACTCATTTCTCACTGTGGGTTTCACTTCTCAGTGGACGTGGATGATTTACCCGCAGTGTTCGTGCCCTTGCACTCAAACTTCGGACCTTTGCTCTTTCATTGTTTATGGCTCTTACCTGACACGAATGCCTTAAGATTGAGTCTGGGTGTTTCAAAGTAAAAGTGTCCTATACTGCTgtctattttaataatttaagtgtTTTGAGGTGATTGTGTTGAACTTATTTAACGTTAGCACTAGTTATCCATTTATTAGCACTGATCATAGAGCGATTTCatctttacattttaacatttaaaaggaGCTCTTTAAGCTAAATACACTTTGTTTTCAGTAAttccaaaacatttttaaaattaaactttagttttacatatttaagtgtaaaaaaaaaatgtatttttaaatgttaaatcagCGTTTGAGTTCATTCCTGCAGAATGAGATTAGTttttcctttcatttccattgcaGTCATTTCTGACCACAGGCATTTGTTCATAATCATTTAATCTTTTCAAGCTGTCTACCTTTTTTAATGCGTTTACATCGCAAGTGCTAAACTTTTACAAAGCTATCAAGTCATTTGACCAAAGTTCACCAGGGGGTCAAAGGAGTATTCATGAACTATCTTAAACGAGGTTCATGCTATCATCTAGAGTCATTCTGTAGTGAGCATTAAATGCTGACAAAGGTCATGGTAATAATTGGTCAAAAGGTGTGGGATTCCCACTTCTCCTTTAGGGCTTTTAATGCCCCATTTCTTTCACTGTTTCATAATGAAGCTTCTTAACACGTTCCTTTGATTCACACCTTAAGCAAACCCGGATCCACCCTTCAGTTGTGCGTTTCCTGTAAGTGGGCCGCAAGCTTCTTGTGTCCACCATTTCATACGCactaaaaaacaaaagtttaggTTACTGCCAGCGTCTGCTCTTAGTATAATCTTATGAAGCGAAATCTTGAATGTTTGTTTATGCCTATTCAGCATTAGCCACTGATCCCTGTTTCTAATGGAAATCAGAGGACCTGGGTAGGTTTATAGGACTGGTGTGACTGAAGCCATTTTGATTTTTCACAGAGGAATCATTGTTTTGTGATCTCCCAGGGTAGATGAGCTGTGTAGGGTTGGTTTTTGTTGTGTGTCCACTGCTGTTGAGCTTTTTTAGTCTCATGTGAAGGTCTTGCTTTTAGTCAGACCCTCGGTGTGAATTTCGTCAGTGCTTATGAGGAAGTTTCCCAACGTTACTTCTGTTCTGATGTGTTGGAGCGTATCTGAGATGTCGTGTGACTGTTGAAAGAATGGTGCCTTGTTTAAATCAGCCGCTTTTTTTTTTCGTCTGTAAGGGGAAACTAAATCCTTGCAATGATTAATTTTATCCTAAATGTTATTGAAGTTGTTCCTCGTCTCCACTGCCCTTGAAGTGTTCGGTTCAGTTTCTCCTTTGTCAGGGTTTTTCTGTTTAGTCATTTCCATCTTGCGCTGCAAAACCTGCCGGCCTagtagtttaaattcagccagaTGACATCCCAGTATCAAGTTCAGTCAAAAGGGCAGCCGGTCTAACAAGAGCAGACGAATCTGATTCAATCACTGCATCGTATTTATCCATCCTTGCTCAACTCATCCTCTCTCTCTGGGTGTTTGCAGGCCTCCGGAGTTACAGTGGAAGAGACTGTGTTGAAGGTCTTCAACGAGATGAAGGTCCGCAAGGCTCACTGCAACGAGGAGGAGAAAAGCAAGAGGAAGAAGGCCGTCATGTTCTGCCTGAGCGAAGACAAGAAGCACATCATCATGGAGGAGGGTCAGGAGATCCTGCAGGGCGATGAAGGAGATCCCTACCTTAAGTTTGTCAAGATGCTTCCTCCCAATGACTGTCGCTACGCTCTCTATGATGCCACGTATGAGACTAAAGAGACCAAGAAAGAGGACCTGGTTTTCATCTTCTGGTACGTTATCGCtcctgtttatttcattttttttttttttttaaggtctaCCTTTTCCACCATGCATTGAGTGTTTAGCTGGTTTTCTGGTGTGTTTGATCGTGGTTGGAGCTGAAGGTAGATCTTCATAAGCAGGATTGATGGACACTTGTTGAAGTGTTTGTGAAAAGCATGGGCTGATCTGTTGTTGTGTTACTCAGGGCCCCAGAGAGCGCTCCACTCAAAAGCAAGATGATCTACGCCAGCTCCAAGGATGCCATCAAGAAGAAGTTCACAGGTAATGCCGTCCATCAACATGTTTATTACTTGAGTTAATGTATAATTCATGCATTTGAATGTATTGAAAGTGGATTTGAGTTAATATGTATTATAGTTAAATTTGCTCAGTTACATTAAGtaatttttacattgtattattgtaattgttgtttattatttctattatttttctgCCTTGTAATTTGCTGTGCAGGAAAAACGCAGCATGAATATGTAGATTTGCATATTTAgtaattgtttttgtgtgtgagatatatatatatatatatatatatatatatatatatatatatatattcaaataaactACATTAGTGCATTTTAAATGAGTGTATCTGGATTaacaaatttacaatttaattatcTTTTGAGCTTTTAAAacttaaattcaagtttatttattttgttttctaggTATTAAGCACGAGTGGCAAGTGAATGGTATGGACGATATCAAGGACCGAAAGACCCTTGCTGAGAAGCTCGGGGGTGCATCGGTGGTGTCTCTGGAGGGAAAGCCTCTAAACGATTGAGGCTGACACATTTCAGGGGTTTAGCTGTTCATTCCAACATGGGTAGGGCAGATGGGCACAGCACAC from Danio aesculapii chromosome 14, fDanAes4.1, whole genome shotgun sequence carries:
- the cfl1 gene encoding cofilin-1 produces the protein MASGVTVEETVLKVFNEMKVRKAHCNEEEKSKRKKAVMFCLSEDKKHIIMEEGQEILQGDEGDPYLKFVKMLPPNDCRYALYDATYETKETKKEDLVFIFWAPESAPLKSKMIYASSKDAIKKKFTGIKHEWQVNGMDDIKDRKTLAEKLGGASVVSLEGKPLND